The following are encoded in a window of Candidatus Moraniibacteriota bacterium genomic DNA:
- a CDS encoding Hsp20/alpha crystallin family protein, with protein MTKEKRSFLERLTGAKAEESFHQGRAMPVYSDEEEEISQPIAPITTNMETPMRHTQPAYSPQIQTDEPRPQMRQVSNSSDDPDGQLTIDMYQTENEIVIKSTIAGVKPEDLDVAINNDMITIRGERSNEEEISSDNFYYQECYWGSFSRSVVLPVDVIPDKSEASLKNGILTIRLPKADINRVKKIQVRGF; from the coding sequence ATGACAAAAGAAAAACGATCTTTTCTTGAAAGGTTAACTGGAGCAAAGGCCGAAGAATCCTTCCACCAAGGACGGGCTATGCCAGTTTATTCCGATGAAGAAGAAGAAATATCTCAACCAATAGCACCTATAACAACAAATATGGAAACACCAATGCGTCACACTCAACCCGCTTATAGCCCACAAATTCAAACTGATGAACCACGCCCTCAAATGCGTCAGGTTTCAAATTCTTCTGATGATCCAGATGGACAGCTCACTATCGATATGTACCAAACCGAAAATGAGATTGTTATCAAATCCACTATAGCTGGAGTAAAACCTGAAGATCTTGATGTCGCTATCAACAATGACATGATCACTATTCGAGGAGAGCGTTCGAATGAAGAAGAAATTAGTAGTGATAATTTTTATTATCAAGAGTGTTATTGGGGATCTTTCTCTCGCTCTGTCGTTCTTCCTGTCGATGTTATCCCTGATAAATCTGAAGCTTCTCTTAAAAATGGAATTCTTACTATACGCCTTCCA